The stretch of DNA AACTGCGAAGGAGCTTTAAAAACAGGTACATTTTTCATCAATTCTTTCACAAGTTCGGGGGATTTCTTGTAGCGCTCACCTTCAAGCTCGCCAGGAATCCCGCATGAAAGGAAGAATTCAAAGTTGGGTCTGATTTTTTCTGAAAAACCCAGGTATCTTTTCCCGCCAAAGCAGCCCACGGATTCAATGTTGAAGCAGAGGGACTTGCCCTTCCTGACATTCGATAAAGCCCCTATTATACATCTTGCTACGGAGCCGGGTTTTACGAATTCTGCATGTCCTTCCTCATCAGTATAGTAAAAGGTGATGGGAAGTTCCGCATTGTTGAAATATTTTTTCCAGAGTTCGATGAATTTATCTTTGAGTTCCATGTCCATAAATCATTCCTCCTGCCAGCTATAGTAAAGTATTACTGCCTGTGCATTATTAACTTAATCTATTATCAGGCTTTCTTAGAATTATAATGAAAGCGGATCAAATCTACTTCTCTA from Candidatus Methanoperedens sp. encodes:
- a CDS encoding DUF169 domain-containing protein: MDMELKDKFIELWKKYFNNAELPITFYYTDEEGHAEFVKPGSVARCIIGALSNVRKGKSLCFNIESVGCFGGKRYLGFSEKIRPNFEFFLSCGIPGELEGERYKKSPELVKELMKNVPVFKAPSQFIVFKRWDMLENDDNPEVVIFFSKPDVLSGIFTLAGFDVGEPNGVISPFGSGCGTIVQYPYLEKDSENPRGVLGMFDVSARPYVHADELTLAVPMTKFVTMVENMEESFLTTGSWKMVQKRIR